In one window of Cheilinus undulatus linkage group 23, ASM1832078v1, whole genome shotgun sequence DNA:
- the pyroxd1 gene encoding pyridine nucleotide-disulfide oxidoreductase domain-containing protein 1 isoform X1: MAGRRERKFKFLIVGGGIAGVTCVEQLSSQIPSADVALITAGSHIKAVTNYRQVSKTLEEFDVEERPSSDLEEKFPNLVVIHSAVKSLNTKSHCVETADGRVFGYEKLCICSGGRPKLLTQDHPYVLGIRDTDSAQDFQKRLSKAKRIVVVGNGGIALELVFEVEGCEVIWAVKDKAIGNTFFDAGAAQFLIPSLEADKPDRAVPHKRTRYTTEEPAPGAAQTFTAERSSRGYGSSSTEPGSALGPDWHEGIVLRGAEQVSRRVSLEYQCEVETIFTSEQLLNSPQQTLGPENEGSWPVYIKLTNGKTFGCDFVVSATGVVPNTEPFLHGNTFALAEDGGLRVDDQMMTSEPDVYAAGDVCTASWEHSPLWQQMRLWTQARQMGWYAGRCMAAHVQSEPIELDFCFELFSHITKFFNYKVVLLGKFNGQGLGPDQELLVRCTKGQEYVKVILSGGRMVGAVLIGETDLEETFENLILNQMDLTPYGEELLNPNIDIEDYFD; the protein is encoded by the exons ATGGCAGgtagaagagagagaaagtttAAGTTTCTTATTGTTGGCGGGGGTATCGCGGGCGTCACGTGTGTTGAACAG CTGTCATCGCAGATTCCCTCTGCTGATGTCGCTCTGATTACAGCAGGCTCTCATATCAAGGCAGTGACCAACTACAGACAG GTGTCAAAGACTCTTGAAGAGTTTGATGTTGAGGAGAGGCCATCCAGTGATTTGGAAGAGAAATTTCCCAACCTAGTTGTAATCCACTCTGCTGTTAAATCTCTAAACACAAAGTCACAT TGTGTTGAAACTGCAGATGGTCGGGTTTTTGGTTATGAAAAACTGTGCATCTGCAGTGGAGGCAGGCCAAAGCTCCTGACCCAGGATCACCCTTATGTGCTGGGTATCAGAGACACAGACAGTGCCCAG gaCTTTCAGAAGCGGTTATCCAAAGCAAAGAGAATCGTTGTGGTTGGAAATGGAGGGATTGCCCTGGAATTAGT GTTTGAAGTGGAAGGCTGTGAAGTGATCTGGGCGGTGAAGGACAAGGCAATAGGAAACACCTTCTTTGATGCCGGGGCTGCACAATTCCTTATACCATCACTGGAAGCTGACAAACCAGACAGAGCTGTTCCCCATAAAAGAACTCGCTACACCACAGAAGAACCAGCACCCGGAGCAGCTCAGACCTTCACAGCTG AGAGAAGTTCGCGGGGGTACGGCTCTAGTTCCACAGAGCCTGGCAGCGCCCTCGGTCCAGACTGGCACGAAGGAATAGTGCTAAGAGGAGCAGAGCAG GTGTCTCGCCGGGTTTCTCTGGAATACCAGTGTGAGGTAGAAACCATATTCACGTCAGAGCAGCTGCTTAACTCCCCTCAGCAAACTCTCGGCCCTGAGAATG AAGGATCCTGGCCAGTTTACATCAAGCTGACCAACGGGAAAACATTTGGCTGTGATTTTGTTGTCAGCGCCACTGGTGTTGTACCAAACACAGAACCATTTCTTCATGGAAACACT TTTGCACTGGCAGAAGACGGGGGCCTGCGAGTTGATGACCAAATGATGACATCAGAGCCAGACGTGTATGCTGCAGGGGATGTTTGCACTGCGAGCTGGGAACACAGTCCTCTGTGGCAGCAG ATGCGTTTGTGGACACAGGCCCGTCAGATGGGCTGGTACGCTGGCCGCTGCATGGCTGCTCATGTCCAGTCAGAGCCAATAGAACTGGACTTCTGCTTTGAGCTCTTTTCACACATCACCAAATTCTTCAACTACAAG GTGGTACTGCTTGGAAAGTTTAATGGGCAGGGCCTGGGGCCTGACCAGGAGCTGCTGGTACGCTGTACCAAAGGCCAGGAGTATGTCAAG GTCATACTCAGTGGAGGTAGGATGGTTGGAGCTGTACTGATCGGGGAAACTGACCTGGAGGAGACCTTCGAAAACCTGATCCTCAACCAGATGGACTTGACCCCATATGGAGAGGAGCTGCTCAACCCTAACATTGACATAGAGGACTATTTTGATTGA
- the pyroxd1 gene encoding pyridine nucleotide-disulfide oxidoreductase domain-containing protein 1 isoform X2, whose translation MAGRRERKFKFLIVGGGIAGVTCVEQLSSQIPSADVALITAGSHIKAVTNYRQVSKTLEEFDVEERPSSDLEEKFPNLVVIHSAVKSLNTKSHCVETADGRVFGYEKLCICSGGRPKLLTQDHPYVLGIRDTDSAQDFQKRLSKAKRIVVVGNGGIALELVFEVEGCEVIWAVKDKAIGNTFFDAGAAQFLIPSLEADKPDRAVPHKRTRYTTEEPAPGAAQTFTAERSSRGYGSSSTEPGSALGPDWHEGIVLRGAEQVSRRVSLEYQCEVETIFTSEQLLNSPQQTLGPENGSWPVYIKLTNGKTFGCDFVVSATGVVPNTEPFLHGNTFALAEDGGLRVDDQMMTSEPDVYAAGDVCTASWEHSPLWQQMRLWTQARQMGWYAGRCMAAHVQSEPIELDFCFELFSHITKFFNYKVVLLGKFNGQGLGPDQELLVRCTKGQEYVKVILSGGRMVGAVLIGETDLEETFENLILNQMDLTPYGEELLNPNIDIEDYFD comes from the exons ATGGCAGgtagaagagagagaaagtttAAGTTTCTTATTGTTGGCGGGGGTATCGCGGGCGTCACGTGTGTTGAACAG CTGTCATCGCAGATTCCCTCTGCTGATGTCGCTCTGATTACAGCAGGCTCTCATATCAAGGCAGTGACCAACTACAGACAG GTGTCAAAGACTCTTGAAGAGTTTGATGTTGAGGAGAGGCCATCCAGTGATTTGGAAGAGAAATTTCCCAACCTAGTTGTAATCCACTCTGCTGTTAAATCTCTAAACACAAAGTCACAT TGTGTTGAAACTGCAGATGGTCGGGTTTTTGGTTATGAAAAACTGTGCATCTGCAGTGGAGGCAGGCCAAAGCTCCTGACCCAGGATCACCCTTATGTGCTGGGTATCAGAGACACAGACAGTGCCCAG gaCTTTCAGAAGCGGTTATCCAAAGCAAAGAGAATCGTTGTGGTTGGAAATGGAGGGATTGCCCTGGAATTAGT GTTTGAAGTGGAAGGCTGTGAAGTGATCTGGGCGGTGAAGGACAAGGCAATAGGAAACACCTTCTTTGATGCCGGGGCTGCACAATTCCTTATACCATCACTGGAAGCTGACAAACCAGACAGAGCTGTTCCCCATAAAAGAACTCGCTACACCACAGAAGAACCAGCACCCGGAGCAGCTCAGACCTTCACAGCTG AGAGAAGTTCGCGGGGGTACGGCTCTAGTTCCACAGAGCCTGGCAGCGCCCTCGGTCCAGACTGGCACGAAGGAATAGTGCTAAGAGGAGCAGAGCAG GTGTCTCGCCGGGTTTCTCTGGAATACCAGTGTGAGGTAGAAACCATATTCACGTCAGAGCAGCTGCTTAACTCCCCTCAGCAAACTCTCGGCCCTGAGAATG GATCCTGGCCAGTTTACATCAAGCTGACCAACGGGAAAACATTTGGCTGTGATTTTGTTGTCAGCGCCACTGGTGTTGTACCAAACACAGAACCATTTCTTCATGGAAACACT TTTGCACTGGCAGAAGACGGGGGCCTGCGAGTTGATGACCAAATGATGACATCAGAGCCAGACGTGTATGCTGCAGGGGATGTTTGCACTGCGAGCTGGGAACACAGTCCTCTGTGGCAGCAG ATGCGTTTGTGGACACAGGCCCGTCAGATGGGCTGGTACGCTGGCCGCTGCATGGCTGCTCATGTCCAGTCAGAGCCAATAGAACTGGACTTCTGCTTTGAGCTCTTTTCACACATCACCAAATTCTTCAACTACAAG GTGGTACTGCTTGGAAAGTTTAATGGGCAGGGCCTGGGGCCTGACCAGGAGCTGCTGGTACGCTGTACCAAAGGCCAGGAGTATGTCAAG GTCATACTCAGTGGAGGTAGGATGGTTGGAGCTGTACTGATCGGGGAAACTGACCTGGAGGAGACCTTCGAAAACCTGATCCTCAACCAGATGGACTTGACCCCATATGGAGAGGAGCTGCTCAACCCTAACATTGACATAGAGGACTATTTTGATTGA